GTCTTTTGGAAAAGATCTTTCTATAAAGACCATTAGCGTGTCTTTCTGTTTTTCTGACCACTTTACTAGGTCATTTAACCACCCCTTTTCATCTAAACATTTATTGAGTATGATCTTTCCAATTGTTTCAAATTCACACTGAGAGTCTGTGGCCGTGGCGATATCTTCTCCTATCCAAGTATATATAGCCGAATGAGCTCTTGCACCATACTCTTTTCTCATCTCATCTGTCCCGATATATTCTTGTGTAAAATTTGCAGGAAAAATCAGACAGGTCTTTTTAGGTCTTGCTCTTGAATTCAGTAGTTCACCGGATGGTTCGTATATATTATCTTCAGAAGCACTTACTAATCTTATCATTCCAGTATTTGCATCCACTTCCACCATATCGCCGTCTTTTAGTGTTTTGGATGCTGTTTGGGTGCCAATTATGCAAGGGATTTTCATTTCCCTTGATATAACAGAAGCATGACTCAATACGCCACCTTCATCCGTTATTATTGCAATGGCCTTTTGTAATAATGGCACATAGTCTGGTGTTGTTGAATGTGATACAAGAATATCTCCGCTTTGCATTTTTGGAAAATCTGTCTTTCTGTGTATTATACAGGCTTTTCCTGTAACTTTGCCTGGATAGGCTGTTTGGCCTTTTATTATCTTTGAATCATTTTCAACGTTTATGAGTTTAATCTTTTCTTTTGCTAATTTGATTATCGAACCGGAATATATTTCGGTACTCTTACCATCCGCATACATAATATAGCCAAGCTTTCTATCTTCTATAGTTTGTGAATTCGCTCTAGTTGAAGTGTTTAACAAATTTATAATTTCCTTCGGTAAAAGATAGAAGATGTCTGCATGATTACTCAATCCGAGTCTTTTTGAAAGCTCTGTAAGAAAATCTTGAAGATATTGTGTATTTCTATAAAATCTTTCTGTTCTCCAGCTTCTAAAAAAGATAGCTTCCTGTAATATATTTATTAGATTTGGGATTTTTGAATCTTCTCTTCCAAGGATTTCCTTGTATTTCTTTATTGACTCCGTTACCTTCTTTCTTTCATCTTTTATCTCCTTAAGCTTAGACTCTGGTTTTATCTTAATCGCTGCCTCTACTTTTTCTAAGATTTCACTGGAAGAATAATACTGACCATCCATTGAAGCATTTTTTAGCCAACCAAACTCTAATATATGCTTTTCAATATCATCTTTAATATCTTTACCATCTCTTTTTTTAATTGCTATTTTAAGAATACTAATCTCCTCACTCTGTGAGGAACTCTGTTTCTCTGATGTGGAAATGACTTGAATAGCTTCGCTAGACTCTTGAGGGAGGACTTTGCGAATATTTGTAAAGATAGTATCTTCCAGATATTTCTCCATAGCCATCGGTAGTATCATAAACGCCGAAGATTTCATTTGCTCTGAAGAGTAATCATCAAATAATTCTGCTAATTTTTTATCTTTTAATTCTGTAAAATTAGTTGTATTTATTTTCTTAATAATTTTCTCAATATTTGAATTAAGTTTGTAAGCTTTTTCAAACATCTCAATTATAAATTCTGGTCGTTTTTTGAATTCATTTAAAGATTTAACAAGATTCTTATCCCAAGTGCTTTTCTCAAAAGCTAACTCTTGATCCAAATATATTATAGGGCTCATCTCATATGGAAAATCTAAGTCTTTGTTTGTATGGTGAGACAAACCTTCCCATAGCATATAAGTAAAAAGAGGAGTTCTGCTTCTCTTATGTATGAAATGCCACTTGAATTTTCCGAGCTTATCCAAGTCAAAATTACCCTTATTTGCCGGCTCTATCATTGGTTTTAATGGTACCAGAAAACACCTTGTTTGAAAAGCCAGATTATTTAGAGGTTGCGTACGTTTATATTTATAGAAAACGTATATTGTTTAAAATCTTCAGTTCTGATTAACCCTGCATTATCTTCCTCAATTCGTCCTGGTGTTCACGCATAACCTCCATAGCGGCAGAAGTCTGATCTTTTCCTTCTTTTTGTTTTTGCTCGATTTTCTTGGCGATATCCTCAAAGAATTGCGGATTCTTTTCTATTGCAGAAATTATTTTTTCTTGCTGTTCCGGCGGAACGCCTTTCATCTGCGACTTCAACATCTGCTTCATCATTAAATTTTTGAAAAATCCCATAAAATAAGTTAAAAGTTATTAAGTTGTAAAGCTCATAAAGTTTACGATGAAAATATCTAAAAAGCAAATTAGTGTCTTTCTGCAAAGTAAACGAGCGAAGGCACAGCTTTTAAAAAGCATTGCACAGGCCGACGGGCCGAGCATAGCAAAAAGTCAGCAGACTTTTATGCGCGGTTTTTAAAAGCTGTGCCGAGCGAGTCTTTATTCGTACCTGAGTGCCTCCATCGGACTCTTTTTTGAAGCTTGTCTTGCCGGATATATTCCGAATATAAGCCCGACCAAACTCGCTACAAGCAAACCGAGTATTGCTGCGCCTATTGGGAAAGTATATTGCCAGTTTAGCCCACCGACATTTTTTATCAATACCGTGGCGATTATTGAAAGCACTGAACCGAGTATTATTCCTATCAAACCTCCTGTTGCGGTAAGTATCACAGCTTCAAGCAAGAATTGAGTGAGAATATCTTTATTTGTCGCTCCGATGGCTTTTCTCAAACCGATTTCTTTTGTCCTTTCGGTCACGGATACAAGCATAATATTCATAATTCCAATACCTCCGACCACCAGTGAAATCGCCGCGACTGCCGACAAGAAAATCGTCAGCGTATTGAATACCGTGCCGAGTTTTTCCGCCACTTCCGCCGGAGTTGAGACATAAAAGTCGTCTTTTGTCGGATCGGTAATATTGTGCAAATTTCTCAAAGTGATTCTTATATCACTCGAGGTCTTTTCCAAATTAACTTCGGAATCCGTCTCGACTATAAGTCTATTAAAATATTTTGTGCCGGTCAGATATCTCTGGGCTGTGGTGTATGGTGTGAGAGCAGCTTCATCGAAGCTTATAAAAGACGAGCTGCCCTTCTTTGGTAAAACCCCGATGACCTTGAATGTTGTGTTCTTAATCCTAATCTTCTGTCCAACAGCTTCGTCATTTCCAAATAGCTTGTCTTTGGCTTTGTAGCCGAGGACGACCACAGTCGCTCCGCTTCGGACATCGTCGTCTGTATAGAAGACCCCTTTCTCTGGTTGCGCATCGAATATTTTTTCTAAAAGCTCTGTACCACCAAAAATAGAAATGCCATATTTTTCATTTTGATATATGGCGTTTGCTGAACCGAAAACCACAGGCATTACATATTGAGCGTTTGGAACATTTGTCTTTTGTTTTAGTGCATTCATTTCTCTCTCCTTCAATGAATCTGAAAATAAAGTCGATAGATCACTCATGCCCGACGGTTCTTTACCAGGCAAAATAGCGATAGTTTTTGCACCAAGACCTTGTATTTGACCGATAATCAAATCTTTGGCTCCTTGCCCCAAAGACATTATCAAAATAATGGAGGTAATGCCGATCACTATACCGGTAATAGTAAGAGCCGAACGAGATTTATGCGTTCGTAGCCCTGTTATCGCTGTTTTTAAACTGAATTTTAATTTCATTCTATTATAAGATTATTTAACGAACTCATCTTTGTGAGTCCTTCTGTTTTCTACTTTTATATCGCTTTCAACTTGCCCATCCATAAGTCTTATAATTCTCTCTGCATATTCTGCGGTATATGTTTCGTGCGTGATAAGGATAATAGTGTGGCCGAGCTCTTTATTTAATTTCTGTATTATTTCGATAATAGACTTTCCGGATTTTGAGTCCAAGTTTCCGGTCGGTTCATCGGCAAAAATAACTTCCGGAGAGTTGACCAAGGCGCGAGCGATAGCCACCCTCTGCTTTTCACCTCCAGAGAGCTGGGTCGCCTCGTGATTCATCCTGTGTTCAAGCCCGACAGCTATGACCGCATTTCTCGCAAGGGTTTCCCATTCTTTTTCCGGCTTATCAGAATATACAAGGGGGAGTTTGACATTTTCTAGCACCGTAGCCCTCGGCAAAAGATTGAAGGATTGAAAGACAAAACCCATTTCTTTATTTCTCATCTTCGCCACCTCTTCCTGATTGTATTTTTTGATATCTTTATCAAGGAAAATGTATGTGCCAGTAGTGTGGTCATCGAGAAGCCCGAGTATTTGCAAAAGTGTGGATTTGCCTGAACCGGATGGCCCCATAATCGCCACAAATTCACCCTTTTTGATATCAAGAGATACACCGCATAAGGCCTCGGTTTTAACCCCGTCATTTTCATAGACTTTCCACAGGTTTTCTATTTTTATGAAGGACACGATTTAAGATTAAATACTTGGAGAAGCGACGACTTTTTCCCCATCAGTGATTCCGGAAAGGATTTCTATATATCCATCCACCCCACGCAGACCCGTCTTGACTTCCCTTTCCGTAATATTTTTAGGATTTTGTGGATCGACGATATTTACAAACTTTTTATTGTCGAGCGCGTAGACAGACCTTGTCGGGACAGACAAAACAGATTCTTTTTGACCGGTGATTATGTCGAGGTTGGCTGTCATGCCGGATTTTATGCGATCGTCTTTTGTTACAAACTTGAATGTGACTTTATAAGTTGAAACACCGTCTATAGTGGTTTCAGCTGGATCTATTTTTATTACAGTAGTATCGAAAAAAGTATCAGAACCGTAGGCATCGAGCGTGGTAGAAGCCATATCCCCTATTTCTATTTTTGCTATATCAGCTTCGGCGACAAAAGATTCAACTTCGTATTCTCCGTATGAGATGACGGAGATTGCTGTCTTGCCTGCTTGTATGACTTCGCCGACTTTTGCGGGAATACTGGTTATTATACCGTTTATAGGCGATCTGATTACGGATTTTGCCAATTGGGCATATGCATTGTCGAGGACGGATTTGGCTTGATCCACAAGGGCTTCTTTTGACGATATTTCTTCGGAAGTTGCGCTGGACTTTGTAAGTATGAGCTGGTTTTCAGCGATTTTGAGAGCAGACTCCGAGATTTTATATTGATTTACAGAAGATGCCAAAGCACTTATCGCTGTGCTTATAGCTGTCCTTGCAGTTGAGACCGCACTTTTATATGTGTCTATACTTGTCTGTGTCAGGCTTGAATCGGCTGTACTTAAACTATTTACAGCGAGAGCTACTTTATCTAAAAAGCCTTTTATAGTGTTGAGATTGTCTTTTGCCAATTTTGATTTTCCATCAACAGAAATATTTTGATCGGTGAGTGAATTATCCCATGAGGTTAGCAAAGCTTCTGTATTCGCTCTGCCCTGTTCAATATCTATTTTCAATTGGAAATTGTTTATATTGAATTTGAGCTCAACATTCTGTGCGCGCGGATTATCAAAAATCTGATCGATTTTGTTTCTGATAGAGTCGTCTGATTTTGTGTATGAATCTATAGAAGTATCATTTAATGCTTTTTCACTTTCGATTAAGTCGATTTTTGTCTTCTCTACCTGGGATTCTTGCAGAGCGATCTGTTCCGGAGTCGAGCCTTTCATGGTTGCACTCAGATTGGCCTCGGCGTTTTTCAAACCAGCTTTTGCTTGCTCTACTTGTGCGAGAAGATCCCCATTTGACACAGAAGCCAAATATTGAGAGTCGTATACCCTATCTCCTACCGATACTGAAATATCGCTCACTCTGCCGGTTGTTTCAAAAGATAAATCAACATCGGAAAACGGCTTTACATTGCCTGTTGTGCTTACAACCTCTTTGATATTGTGTCTCTCGACGACGACTGTTTCTATCGGGGTCGTTTTTGATTTTGCAAATATAATTATAAGGATAATAACTACCACCACCGAGACAGCAATGGCCCACCATTTATTGGATAATATAAAGCTCTTAACTTTAGTAAAAATATTTTTCATACTTTTATTCTAACACAAAAAAGATGTTTGATAAGCATGTACTAATTTTGTGGGCAATACAGGGTTCGAACCTGTGACCTCACGAATGTGAATCGTGCGCTCTAACCAACTGAGCTAATTGCCCGTACGATAATTTATATCACAAAAGGCTTCTAAATTCTATTTTGATTTTTAGTATTAAATAAGCTATACTCCTCCGAGTTGGGCCGCTAGCTCATTTGGTAGAGCGCATCCATGGCATGGATGAGGCGACCGGTTCGATCCCGGTGCGGTCCACAAGCAAAAATCATTATCGATTTTTGTGGACCGCAGCAAGCAAACTGCTTTGCTTGCGACCGGGATCGAAAGGATTTTTTAATATTTTTTAGAAATTCTGATTTTTAAAAAATCAAGAAATCACCCGCTGCGGTAGGCAGAGATACCCGGTGCAGTTCACATTTCGTGATACACAAGATACGTTTATTTGGGCCTATAGTCTAGTGGTACGACGCGTCATTCGCATTGACGAAGCGGCGGTCCGACTCCGCCTAGGTCCACAAAGGTTAAAAATCGCAACTGCTTGCGATTTTTTACACTTTGTGGAAGACGCAGCTATATTTTTGTTTTATGTAATAAAGGCGAAAATAGCGAGCCGGGGTCGCGAGATTTTTCTGTCAGGAAAAATACTTGTGACCACAAGATTGTGATACAATATCGATCATACGGGGTGTCGTATAGTGGTAGTATACACGTTTCGGGTACGTGAAGCCTGAGTTCGATTCTCAGCACCCCGACCAATTTAAAGAATATCTAAGGTCTTTTTTATTTACCCTTTTTCGTCTTTCTTTTTGATGTTAACTCTTCCTTGTTTTCTTGTATAAATTTTTTACCTCTATCACAATAAATACAAGGACCACCATCTTGGCAGTACTGGCACTGGTCTTTTTCTTGCACTGGGATATTTTGACTCCCTATTTCAAATTCTGGTAAAAATGGTTGATTTTCCATAAAATTAAAACAAATACTTATAACTGCTTGTATTATAACACAAAAAATTGGGCGCGAACTAAAGGTTCGCGCCCGTAAATACCTTCCTCCTTATTATTTCGCCATCTCCATAATCAGTCGGCCATTGCCACCCTTCAGATAAAATTTCCTTGAACCGATGTAGATATGTTCGTATAGACTACGAATCTCTATCCACACCCGTTCTGATATACGAGGATGGGCGCCCGCACCGCTTTGTGCCACATCAATGGCCATAATTAATACAGACTTATGGTCATCTTTTACCGTGGGCGATGCTTGTACTTCCGTCTTGAAATCTTTTTCAGAAAACGAAAGTACAGTTCTTGGCTTCAACTCGACACGGACTTTTTCTGCCATACCTACTCCTTTGTTGAGGTTAGGATCAAAGAACAATTCTAGGATCCTTTTATACTTTACAAGATGTTAAAATAAAGTCAAACATATTTTAAATGATGAAGTACCTGATTATTATAAACAGTATGATTATAACGAAAAGTGTTATTTGCCAATTTCTAACAATCATACTGAAAAAATCTATCATTTTATTATAAATATTTGTAACTATTGGATATTTGAATAAGCCACCGGAGCTTGAAGCTTGGTATTTTGTCTCTGCCCCAAGGACCTGCCCGACCATTTCACTGTTTGTCTTGGTCGTTGCTGTTTGTCCGGTTGAAGGATCACTTGCTACAACACTTTGACTAGCTACTTCTGGCTTTTTATATGTTTCAATCTTATCAGCCAAAGCATTCGCAACTACATCTATTTTCTGCACCACATTTTCCGCTATCTTTTGAGTATTTTCTTTTACGACTTCCAATGTTATTGGTTTTGTTATAGAGAGAGATGTTCTATCACTTTCAAAGGAAAGAAGTGAACTTGTACTTACGCCGTTTATCTCCGTAATCTTTATTTGTACTGAATGTCGGCCCTCCAAAGCTTTCCACGGTCCACTTATTTCTAACAAGCTATCTTTTGTAGATGTAAAATTTACTTTCGAATTTAATTCATCATCTACGAAGATAGATGCGATGCCAGAAAAAGTAATGTCAGAATGATTTTGTATAGCTCCAAATATTTTCACCAAATCTTGATCATTTATATTGATAGATGAATACCAAACACTCGATAAGATACCAGCATTTATTTGATTTGTGTTTGCAAAAACCTCTCTTGTAAGAAAAATAATAGAGATGAACCAAATGTATAATAAAGCCCTTTTCATTTTATTCGGATTCAATAGGAATTATAATCGCGTCTTCTGAAGAATAATTTGTACTACTTGCCATAAATGTTCTCTCTTTAAACACAAGCTGATATATGATATAAGCCCCAAGCGCTATCGCTAAAATTACAAGAAGGGCATTTAAGAATGCTGGGTGTTTTTTACTATATTTTATTGTAAACCTAATCAAGAAGAACAAGATGGTTATTGCTATTAATACAGAGACAATAATAATTACAATTTTCTTTGTATTTGTGTTATTAGCAAATTGAGTCATAGCTCCCAAGACTTTTGTGCCTGTCGATGTCGGAATATTATTTGAGATATTTTCAGATTCAGAAACTTTTTCTACTCTAGGACTTGCATAATCTTGAACGATAAAAATCCCCTCTTTGCCTTTATAAGTACCAGAGGCAATACCCGTACCCATTTCTGTATATGAATTTTTTAAAAGATTTTCCCTGTGCGTCGGCGAATTCATCCATGCGTCTGTCACTTCTTTTGACTCGTTAAAGTTAATCGCCAAATTTTCTCCTGCATAATCATATTTATAACCGACAAGCTCAAGCCAATACCATGGGGTCTTGCCATCTGGACTTACATGAGAAAAATATTGATTGCCCGCCATATCCTCGGCTTTCATCTGTGCGGCTTTTGATAAGAGCGAATCTACCTTTAACACAGCCAAATTGTTTTGTTGTCTTTCTTGATTTGTTAGGTCTGAGAGTGCACTGACGAGGACTGTTGCGGGCTGAAAAGACCCATTCATAAATCCCCCGATTAAAATCAGTAATTCAACACAGAGGACTATTGTCGCAATTTTTCTTAGATTGTTCATACTATGTATAGATTATAACATAAGTATTTTTTTATAAAATCAATCAATGTTGATTGAAGTAAAATATTTTTTATGCTAATCTATCCCGAGTTAGATAAGGGCCTGTAGCTCATCTGGTAGAGCGCCTCATTTGCAATGAGGAGGTAAGCGGTTCGAGCCCGCTCAGGTCCACAAGCGTTAAGAAAATCCGCACTTCTCTGTCTTAACCCGAAGTAATAGGGCTTACCTGAATAGCCTAGAACAGGAGAGCACACAAACCGTAGGGAATGTGTGCTCTTTTTTATTGTCTTTATTGAAT
The genomic region above belongs to Candidatus Paceibacterota bacterium and contains:
- a CDS encoding ABC transporter permease; this encodes MKLKFSLKTAITGLRTHKSRSALTITGIVIGITSIILIMSLGQGAKDLIIGQIQGLGAKTIAILPGKEPSGMSDLSTLFSDSLKEREMNALKQKTNVPNAQYVMPVVFGSANAIYQNEKYGISIFGGTELLEKIFDAQPEKGVFYTDDDVRSGATVVVLGYKAKDKLFGNDEAVGQKIRIKNTTFKVIGVLPKKGSSSFISFDEAALTPYTTAQRYLTGTKYFNRLIVETDSEVNLEKTSSDIRITLRNLHNITDPTKDDFYVSTPAEVAEKLGTVFNTLTIFLSAVAAISLVVGGIGIMNIMLVSVTERTKEIGLRKAIGATNKDILTQFLLEAVILTATGGLIGIILGSVLSIIATVLIKNVGGLNWQYTFPIGAAILGLLVASLVGLIFGIYPARQASKKSPMEALRYE
- a CDS encoding ABC transporter ATP-binding protein translates to MSFIKIENLWKVYENDGVKTEALCGVSLDIKKGEFVAIMGPSGSGKSTLLQILGLLDDHTTGTYIFLDKDIKKYNQEEVAKMRNKEMGFVFQSFNLLPRATVLENVKLPLVYSDKPEKEWETLARNAVIAVGLEHRMNHEATQLSGGEKQRVAIARALVNSPEVIFADEPTGNLDSKSGKSIIEIIQKLNKELGHTIILITHETYTAEYAERIIRLMDGQVESDIKVENRRTHKDEFVK
- a CDS encoding efflux RND transporter periplasmic adaptor subunit, with translation MKNIFTKVKSFILSNKWWAIAVSVVVVIILIIIFAKSKTTPIETVVVERHNIKEVVSTTGNVKPFSDVDLSFETTGRVSDISVSVGDRVYDSQYLASVSNGDLLAQVEQAKAGLKNAEANLSATMKGSTPEQIALQESQVEKTKIDLIESEKALNDTSIDSYTKSDDSIRNKIDQIFDNPRAQNVELKFNINNFQLKIDIEQGRANTEALLTSWDNSLTDQNISVDGKSKLAKDNLNTIKGFLDKVALAVNSLSTADSSLTQTSIDTYKSAVSTARTAISTAISALASSVNQYKISESALKIAENQLILTKSSATSEEISSKEALVDQAKSVLDNAYAQLAKSVIRSPINGIITSIPAKVGEVIQAGKTAISVISYGEYEVESFVAEADIAKIEIGDMASTTLDAYGSDTFFDTTVIKIDPAETTIDGVSTYKVTFKFVTKDDRIKSGMTANLDIITGQKESVLSVPTRSVYALDNKKFVNIVDPQNPKNITEREVKTGLRGVDGYIEILSGITDGEKVVASPSI
- a CDS encoding CAP domain-containing protein — translated: MNNLRKIATIVLCVELLILIGGFMNGSFQPATVLVSALSDLTNQERQQNNLAVLKVDSLLSKAAQMKAEDMAGNQYFSHVSPDGKTPWYWLELVGYKYDYAGENLAINFNESKEVTDAWMNSPTHRENLLKNSYTEMGTGIASGTYKGKEGIFIVQDYASPRVEKVSESENISNNIPTSTGTKVLGAMTQFANNTNTKKIVIIIVSVLIAITILFFLIRFTIKYSKKHPAFLNALLVILAIALGAYIIYQLVFKERTFMASSTNYSSEDAIIIPIESE